In Weissella tructae, the DNA window CAGCACTAACTGAGATTGATCCTAATACCATCCAAAAAGCAAATAAACTCACGAGTCTCTTTTTGAATCTTTTCATTATATTTTCCATCCTAATCTTTCAAATCCTATACGATTATACACGTTTATCAGCGGATTAGGTGGCTTATTACTTACTTTCCGTTTATTCCCACGGAAGAGCCCTCAGGTGCCACAATATCATCATTATTTTTAATCAATTCATTCCAAATCGTTCATATGGGACATTTACCAGACCTTAGTAGTACTTTCTTTATATTCATCATTTAAGCATTATTTTTTATATTTGTGGACTGATTAGTACCAATATAGCAACAAAAAAGCCTCTACCACATAAGTGGTAAAGGCTTCCCATCAAATAGAAATTACTTTCCGATGATTTCGTTGTACTCTTCACGAGAGATAACAGATACTTGGCGCTTGTCACGGCCCATACGACCGAACTTAACCACACCATCTGTCAAAGCGAACAATGTGTCGTCGCTTCCACGTCCAACGTTTACACCTGGGTAGATGTGAGTTCCACGTTGACGGTAGATGATTGATCCTGCGTTGATGCTTTGTCCATCAGCGCGCTTTGTTCCTAGACGACGCCCAGCTGAGTCACGACCGTTGGCAGATGATCCACCACCCTTGTGCTTTGAGTGCATCGTCAAGTTGTTCAAATTCAATTGCATTTGCATGATTTAAATCCTCCTTAGATGCCTAGGCGATAGTGTCAATGACAACCTTAGTGTAAGGTTGACGGTGACCTTGCTTAGAATGTGAGTGTTTCTTTGGCTTGTACTTGAAAGTGATAACCTTCTTTTCCTTACCTTGCTTCTCAACAGTTCCTGAAACTGAAACGCCTTCAACGTAAGGTGCTCCGAATTGACCGTCAATGAAAACGACCTTATCGAAAGTAACCTTTTCGCCTGCTTCAGCGTCCAACTTTTCGATGTAAATTACATCACCAGCGGCAACCTTGTATTGCTTACCACCAGTCTCAATGATTGCATATTCTGCCATGAGTCTGTAGACCTCCATTTTTTATTGATGTCATTTCTGACTAACTTAGACTCATCGTGCCCGCGGGGAAACCCCTCTTAATACAGACGACGAATGGTTGAAATTTGTGAGTTCCACAAACACAACGTTGTTTATTATAAACCAATTTACAGATTAATGCAATCTTTCTCATATATAGGTAAGCTTTTTACCTAAAACAAAAACCATTCCCTAAGAAATGGCTTTGCATCAGTATCTCTTACTGTCTAGTGAACAGCATCTTGTTCTTCGCGTGCAATCACTTTACGTTCATTCATTGACAAGAATGTCAACAATAGAACAGCTGCGGCTGCGGCTGTAAATAGGACGTAATTTGATGCTTGCCAACCGTAGATTGATACCAAGATACCAATCAAGGCAGTTGCTAATGTTTCCCCAACCATGTATTGGAAGAATCCCATAAATCCAGTTGATGATCCAACCGCGAACTTAGGCACAGCTTCGTTAACCATCAATCCAACCAATGTTAATGGTGCGTAAATCAATGTTCCCATGATAAACAAGGCAATGATGATGTATGTGTGGTTCATTGTTGTAAAGTAAACGAACAAACATCCAGCTAGTCCAACCACACACGCCAAACTAACAAGGGCGCGACGACCCTTCAAAAAATCAGAAACCATTCCCAAGATAATAACCCCTGGTACAGCAGCTAATTCAAACATTCCAATCAACCACTTGGCTTGATTAGGATCAAATCCCTTTTCATCACGCAAGTAAGTTGGAATCCATGACATGATTCCAAAACGAATCAAGTACATTGACATTGATGTTAGTGTAATCGCCCAAACAATCTTGTTTGTTAGGATGTACTTCTTGAAAATTTGTGGAATTGTCAACGTTGTTGTTTCTGATTCAACAACCTTACCATCAGCAATAACTTCATCCCCTGCGTATTCACTAATGCTTGGCAATCCAACTGATGTTGGACGGTCAGATCCAACAATCAAGATGAAGGCTGCGATCAATAGTGATACAAATGATGCTGTGTAGAAGACGGCTGGCAATGAACCAGCAAACAAGAAGGCAGACAATTGAACAATAGCCACACAGACAAAGGCTCCAGCATTGTGCGCTGATGACCAAATTGAGTAGATTGTTCCACGATTCTTACGACCCCACCATAGTTGTACTAACTTTTGACAGGCAGCGGCTCCCATTCCTTGTGTAATTGAAATCATCAACATCAATCCAACCATGATGTAGAAGTTTCCAGTTGAACCCAAGAAAATGTTTAGGATTGATGACAAAATCAATCCAGTGGCTAGGTATCGATTAGGATTACTCTTATCACTCAACGCTCCCATGAAAAGCTTAGAGAATCCATATCCCACACCGAAGGTTGATAGAATCAACCCCATTTGTGCCAATGATAGGTTGTATGTTTCCATAATTGCTGTTTGTTCTGTGGTAAAGATCAAACGGATAACATAGTAACCAATGTACCCAATACATGTGGCCAGCAACACACCTAATTGATGCTTGCGGTATGACCCTGCCACCTTATCCGGCGCAACCTTAACCGCAGCATCTGGTGCTGGCTTCAAAAAATTAAACATATACTCATTCCCTCCAATTTTTGACTACCTCATTTGTAACCGTTTACATTATCACGCTATAAATGGTATACGTCAAGAAAATAATCTTAAGTTTTATTATATTTTTTAAAATCTAAAAATATATCATGTTGTTAACAAAAACATGCAATACCTTTACAAACACAGCTACAGCAAGTCTTACCCTCATTTCCTGGTCCATAAACTCATGTCAGGTTTCTTTTTATTTACTGTTCCCACAGGCGTCCATTATCATGCCATTGACCAATCATTTTGTTCTCATGCAAGGCAGAAATGAATTTTTTTAGTCGTTTTGTATAGACTTCTGGCGTATCGCTAACACTTTGAATTGTATCAATACGAATACGTGTATAGAGCTCAGGTAAAGCGGTATAGTTTTGATACACTTCATCATCCGCGGTAATAGCTGTCCAAATATCATCATTGATCTGAAATGCTTGTACATCCATCTCAGGCAGAACCTTTCGCCCAGCATCAGTCATCAATCCTAGTTTTTCTAACCGTCGTACCCGCTCTTTATTCAATTCAGTCCAGTTACTACGCTTTGATCGTGGTGATAAACGTTGCACGGTTTGTGTATCACTCAATTTCTTTTTCGTGCTATCTACCCAGCCATAACAAAGGGCGGCTTCTACTGCATCTAAATACTGTAACTTGTCCGTTTCCGGCTTAATACTAACTGTCACCCAACAGACTGTTTCTGATTCAGCATGGTCCGCCAACCAAGTCAAAAGTTCACTTTGATTTTTAACAGTTAATAAATTTTCAATTTCCATATTTCCCAACTTTCTATTGATATTGTATTTTTTCAAAACGTCAGTTGATAACAAAAAACCACCATCAAAATTGATAGTGGTTTCAAGGCATTTGAATATTTGCATCGATGTACCTGGTGGGGTTCGAACCCACAATCGCTCGGGTAGAAACCGAGTGCATTATCCAGTTATGCTACAGGTACTCCTTAGAATGCATGTGTAAAACACTGCCTTTCCATTGTAGCCTGATTTCATATGGGATACAAGTTAATCATTATCCATTTGTAGCGTTTTACATACCGCTAGATGTAGATCTTCTGGCATGATCTGCAATTCAACTAGACCCAGCTTCAAAAATGAACGCCATGCATGTGAAAAATCACTCTGACGCTTTTGATGATAGCTATTTAGTAACATCGTTTTGATGCCCATAAATTGGTGGCCTAATTGACGTTGTGGGAAACGTGAAAACTTCGCTAAGTCTTCATCTTCCATCACCATCAAATGCGTCCATTGCATTTGATTTGCTGCTTCTAAGAATAATGCCATTGCATCAGCATAAGCCTGAATGGTATCAGTTTCTGATACCTCACCAGTCGTTGTAGATGCAATTGTGGGTTGATATGCCCCCACCTTAGTCATTAACTGACTAAGTGCTACATCTAGGTTCAAATACACGTTCAACGGCACGTCATCGCGTTTTACAGGCATTTCCCACTCATAGCTCATATCAGCATGCAAAGTTCTTGCAGCACGTAAATACGCGGCAAAA includes these proteins:
- the rpmA gene encoding 50S ribosomal protein L27, which codes for MQLNLNNLTMHSKHKGGGSSANGRDSAGRRLGTKRADGQSINAGSIIYRQRGTHIYPGVNVGRGSDDTLFALTDGVVKFGRMGRDKRQVSVISREEYNEIIGK
- the rplU gene encoding 50S ribosomal protein L21, which codes for MAEYAIIETGGKQYKVAAGDVIYIEKLDAEAGEKVTFDKVVFIDGQFGAPYVEGVSVSGTVEKQGKEKKVITFKYKPKKHSHSKQGHRQPYTKVVIDTIA
- a CDS encoding MFS transporter encodes the protein MFNFLKPAPDAAVKVAPDKVAGSYRKHQLGVLLATCIGYIGYYVIRLIFTTEQTAIMETYNLSLAQMGLILSTFGVGYGFSKLFMGALSDKSNPNRYLATGLILSSILNIFLGSTGNFYIMVGLMLMISITQGMGAAACQKLVQLWWGRKNRGTIYSIWSSAHNAGAFVCVAIVQLSAFLFAGSLPAVFYTASFVSLLIAAFILIVGSDRPTSVGLPSISEYAGDEVIADGKVVESETTTLTIPQIFKKYILTNKIVWAITLTSMSMYLIRFGIMSWIPTYLRDEKGFDPNQAKWLIGMFELAAVPGVIILGMVSDFLKGRRALVSLACVVGLAGCLFVYFTTMNHTYIIIALFIMGTLIYAPLTLVGLMVNEAVPKFAVGSSTGFMGFFQYMVGETLATALIGILVSIYGWQASNYVLFTAAAAAVLLLTFLSMNERKVIAREEQDAVH
- a CDS encoding YdeI/OmpD-associated family protein is translated as MEIENLLTVKNQSELLTWLADHAESETVCWVTVSIKPETDKLQYLDAVEAALCYGWVDSTKKKLSDTQTVQRLSPRSKRSNWTELNKERVRRLEKLGLMTDAGRKVLPEMDVQAFQINDDIWTAITADDEVYQNYTALPELYTRIRIDTIQSVSDTPEVYTKRLKKFISALHENKMIGQWHDNGRLWEQ